AAAGAGaagctttttattatttttattttcattgtgAAAAAGCCTTACTTGGGGGATTATCACAGGAGGGATTGCCACCACTTTCAAGCGGGAGGTGCTTCTGGTGTTCTTGAGTGGCATTGGGTTGCTGCTGTTGAGATTTTCGCCTGCGACGATTGTGGTCGGCCAGTCTCTTTCGACAGCTACGCTTCCCATTGTCGAATTCTGACAGAAGATGGAATCTGCCCAAATGTTTTTACGTATAAGCAATAGCAGTCCACAACAATGCTACTCTTTAGATAAGCCCCATCCATATTCACAATAACACAATGCAATATAACGTATTGCGGAGAGAGTGACAATATGAATGCATGTGGAGGGTGTTTCGGTAATTGACTGCTAATTAAATGTATGTTTCAGTTAATACTAACACCCTACTATAAGTACGTAAAACGGAAGGAACAGGGAGCTTTCACGGACACAAATGCCCTCGGGATCACCCCCCCCCCACTTAACGAGTGGGCAATCATTGCCATCACAGACAGCTACAGGGGCACGTCCGTCATTTCCAACACATCACTATCCTCACTCGTCTCTTTCAGAGACCTTGCTTACTTACCAACACTCTAATACGATTTCTTACTGCAAAATGGGAaatgttttctttcttcttcttttttttttgtttttaatttaagtttaaaactCTTCAACCTGCTGCACTGCTGGCAGAATCGTTGAGTCAACCCAGCGGCGATGACGGTGGAAGCTTTGGAATGGAACTCGCAGACTTTATGGCGGCGATGGTAGTGCTTAGCGTGGGTAAGATCGGCATTGCAACCCTCGGCTTGGCACCTGGGGGAATTGGTTGAGCTGAGATCTCCGGGTCTAGACCTGCGATAAAGCCGGTTCACAAAGTCATCCTCGGCGGAGGAAAAATACGTACGCCCACCTAAGTTGAGACCAATCCTGGCAGTAAAGTCAACAGGTCTAGAAACTTCCTCCGTCTTGGGAACAAGAAAGTAACCGCCTCCACTCCCTCCGACGGCAGAAACTGGGTCCAGTGAGAGCAAGGAAGCGTGGGCAGTGGAGTAAGCGGAGGTGGCAGAGTAGGAGTGCGGGTCGTACAAGGAATGAAGAGTAGCAGGGTGTTGGGGGGGTTGGGCTTGGTTAGGGTTATGGAAGAGGTTTTGGTGAGAAAAAACAGTGGGGTTGTGATGAGAAAGGAGGGTTTCGTTGTAAGGTTGGTGgtgggtggtggtggtggtggtggcatAGTGATGGAAAAGCTGACGATTGGGGTCGGGTTCTTGGGCGGTCTCTTCACCCGATAACATGATTGAAGAGGGGTTTCCCCATTCGTATTCCAACATGGTGTGGGAGCagcaaaatttcaaagaaaaaccCTTTTTCCCCTTGTTTCCGGCGAGGCTACGGTGTCGTTTTTGTTGTCGGTATGATTGCTTACCATTGATgatctgtcaacaacaacaacaacaaagtaTTAAAGGgatagagagagagagacagaGAAGGAAAGGGATGGTAAAAGTGTCAGCGTTTACAAGAAATAAATCGAGGGGGGGAGGGGGGGCAGGATAAGTAAGTAGTGTTGAAGTTTTAATGGCTATCTTTTAAGAAAGGGGCATTAGAGAATGAACAGTTGAGGCGAGAGGACATGTCGGTGTTGAAGGTGGTTTCTTTAGCTCCACAGAAAAAACAAAgcaattaaaatatgataaagaaaaaagaagctGACCTTACAAGCTTAAACACATAGAAGAAGCAGTGGGGGATTTGGGATTCCCAGAGAGGGAGTTGGTTCAGCTCGTAAAATTCCCTACACTTACGGGAGCAAGCTTCATTTAAGGACCCTCTGGAATATTTGTTGATTAAAGGCAAGGTCGCACATTTTTGACGCCTTAAAATACAAAACACCCCCCATCTTTCTCTCTCTAGTCTCTGTCGTTGTGAAAGCCAACTCCAACTTCACACAATGTAGGTGAGAGAGTGGGAGAAGAAATTACAGTAACACCCACATGATGTTTACGTATGAGTGGGGGCCAAAACCACAGTAAGAAAAACGGAGAGAGGAAGGTTGGGTTCCCTTCCCACGATGTTTGGGCCAATATCTCGCCCCAGTTGCAATTATTTAAAATGGTTGGGTTGTGAGGCTTACGCCACGCGGTGCCATGGTCCCACTTCACCTTCCTCCTCTATTGCTGGGAATTAACATTACCAATTAAATCACTATATGTTTGTTTTAATTGGTTGGCAATAAAGAAAAGAGGTGAAATGGTGTGTTTTGCATACCAAAGCAATTTCAGTTCATGCCAAACCAAACATTAGGATATTCATGGACTGTGATTGGGAAATGAAAACcactgtttcatttttttatcataaataaATTGGTAGCTAACTATATCTATTTTTGTAAGTTTGCATCACAACCATTACTCAAAACGGTACCTAAACTATGTCCCATTATTAAAGtattttatcttaaaaaatatttcttaatcaattaatttgtgatatgtgataatttttaacgtaaaaaaactttttaaaaaattataaacatatttttttcttttttctttacctAGGAAACCTGATGACGAAATTTAAAAAACTCGTCGAAAAATTAATCCAAATTCAATTTTCTTGCCCAGTTTCTAATTTTTGTTGACAACCCAAATTCTGACAGGcttcttttctattttaaatCTCAATTTTGAGTCCTTTCTTACCCCCAATGCAAAATCtatctattatttttcttaaaagtaaatttatttgttcttttctttatattttgcatataaaatagttaatgtTAAGTAAAGTTTTATAATGAAAAAACCCAgataaaacatgaaattcaaaTATAGAGAAGAAGTTGAGTGGGAAAAATGGTAAGAAgatagcaaaaaaataaaaaaaactatcagTTAACAAATGCattaaaagcaaagaaagaatTGTGGGGAAGTTCTTTGGTGAAAGAACAAAAGAATAGAATATGTGtatgagtgtttttttttttaagttaaggaaataatatttaatttttttggattttttaagttaaaaattgcCAAGTGTCATAAAATGATTGACTAAGAGATTTTTTTTAATGGTTTGGGTAATTTAGATAGCGGAGTATAACTTAAGTACTAATTTAGGTAATGAAGTATAGATTAGGTACCATTTTATGATTTAAGCCATTGTGAAATTATAATGAAGGGTCTTGTTCGATAAcacgttaaaaaaattaaatcaacaaaaaattaatatttttaattatttagttttttaagcatgtttaataatacacaataaaaaaataaatgataaattttttttaatcaaaaagtgttgaaaataacAAGTAGATAATGAACTATTTATCAtttcatgtaaaaaaaaatttcaattgtttttattcTTTTAGCCTATGTTTGAATTGGAGGTGACGAGGGGAAAGTAAAGTAAGGGAAAGTATCATTCTTTCTTTAATTGGATAGACTTTGTAAATTAAGCTAGGGAAAAGTAAGGGAAGTTGAGGGTCACAATAACTTTTAAAATGAGAATCAAAATCATTTTagctattaaaataaaaacaccaCCACAtaatctttcctttttttttctttttaccatGCAATTAAAGTTTCAAGGTGAAAATTTTTGGATACTATTTATTttcagatttaatttttaaaaaaaatggaaagagattaggattattaatattaaaaaaaattattctaaataaattaatcaatttggacATTTAgtatttgtttttcttgattAAAAAAATTGGTCGACCATTTCACTttaaaaattttgggtttttttaataaattttttttactctaaaaattttgagaattttttctTGGTTGAAATCacccaattttaattttaataacccCATTATCTTCCTTTTCATTCCAATTCTTttactacaaaaaaaaaagaaattaaataaataagtaaaaattatCTAAATTCTTTTAACCTGAGACTTCAATTACacagtgaaaaaaaaaagagaaaggttgGGGTTTGTCTACTTCTTGGCACGGTGGTTACTTCCTTCTCGGTTGTCTTCTTTGAAAGTTCTTTCTTCTCGAGTTTCCTTTCTTTTACTGTTTATTTGTTTGTGGATCAAGTGGGTGGGAGGTTTTGAGGTTCCACACAGTTATGGAACAAGACTTGGCTGCTCTCAAAATCTCAGAAATAAAGGATGATGAAATTCAAATTGTGAGGGCTTCGACAACACCAAAACCTCtttatgatttatgtttgttGGGTTGTTTCATTATTGTCAGTGTGGTGCATTTCCCTGTTACGCGCACAACGTTGGCTAATCTTTGGCATCCTTTGGAGGTATTCAAATTTCTTATTTGGGGGATTAATGGTTTCTCTTCCAATTCTTCCATCAAGTTGACATTGACCGGGTGGTGACTAGTGCCTTGTGGACTTTCAATAATCACCTGGTAGTGTTTCATTGTTTGCAACCAAATAAAGACCCAATGCTTGTGTCGTTGGTCTACTCCTATTTTTGGGTACAAGTTCATGGTTTGTCGTTAGGTTGTTTCTCGAAAATTGTTGCTCTGCAATTAGGTAATTTTGTTAGTGCTTTTAAAAAGTATGATGCTAAACAGATAAGTAGTGGAACTCTTTCTTATTTATGCATGCGGGTTCAGCTTGATATACAGACTCCATTAAAGCGAATGAAGAAAATTCTACTTTCCCCTGGCAATTCTATGTATGTGCACTTCTATTATGAGAAATTGACACTATTTTGCTACCTGTATGGATGTTTGGGGCATGGTGATAGTTTCTGTCCTATACAATTGACTAGGGATGTTTCTGATTCTGATATGGGGTGGGATGCATCTCTACAGGCAGTGGGTTAGAGGGCCACTGTAGTTGACAGTGTTTGGCTGCGAAATGAGGCAGCTGGAGGATTAACGGAGGGTGTTTCTTTAGAAAGAGTCTCTAGTGACGACATTCAGACACACCTTTCGGACCTACTTCGGGTCCTATTCATCCCATGATGGGGTTTAATTTTAAAGGGAATGCTTTCGTAGGTCAGGGTAGTGCTTTGGGCATGGTGGGACtttttgtaacacctcaaaccggGCTTAGATGTTACGGCTCAATCCAAGCGATTACATGGGCCATAAAAATGGCGAAAACTTTgagttgaaataaataaatatagtttttgAAAAAGCATTTTAATATTCCCTTTCTATACGATGTTGAAAAATATTACGTCGAAAGAAAACTTActtattatttgtaaaatattggTTTGATCATCAAAAATCCATGTCCGATTAATTGAGTTTACAGAAAACggatttaattaagaaatcaccaaaacatttatccatatcaaaattcatgcaAAAAGTCCAATAAACCATGAAGAATGGCTAAAACGTATGCAATAAGAAAATCCATTTGTTCTCGAAAACATGTCATGTAGaaaattttatgttctttttaaaaaaactatttaatcatttttataaaaaaatacttgTATTATGACTTAGTTTTGAAAACATATTTGCAGCGGATAATATTTCTTAAAATCGTTTAATGATAATTTGAAACGATAATTCCAACATAAACAATCCATGCAATagttataaaatgttaaaaacaaATCTCTATGCCACAGTCCACAATTAAATAAAGTcccaaaaagttataaaaacaaacccaaatcaaagtcaatataaatccataaaaaggTATTAagtctaatattttattaaaaatttattttcgagaGCATCACCAAGAATCTGCATCCGAGCCCTAATTACAAGGATTATATGAGACACACGAGTAATATGGGTGAGCTTTAAAAGGCTCAGTGTGAGATCAAaaacaaagtatatatataatataacatactTTTCAACATATCGAATAAACATatccaaatcaaaatatatacCATTTTTACAGAAATCTCATATCATTAATAGTACACATATACATAAATGTCGAGACATGCTTATGTAACAATGCACATTTTGAAGAATTTTCCTACCCATCTCTGCTACATACCAATATCGAGCTCCCCAAAACCCGTCCATCCAATAACACCATTTGCAGATAAGTCACCATATAAATGTCGAAAAACGGCCACATAACACattatggacaagccaccacataattGTCAATAACGACCACATAATCGTAGATAAACTGCCACATAAATTCCCCCTTTCACAAGACCCACCCCAAGCATATGATATGGCCATTTtcaaatttaacacatttaatcacttttcgCATGTAGTCATGCTCATAGTCTCACTTAATGCATATGTCTCAATTTTACACATTTGCATGTAAACATGCTCACATATCATATATCGCATatcacattttattcactttttattcactttagcatgttttaatatattttcatattaaatcatgGATCTCATCACACACATGTATATATAACACATATTTAAATCATCACATATCAATTAAGCCATGTATCACATAACACAGAGATGAGATTTGCACACATGtcatcatcacatacatcaaTACATCACGAGTCATagattttgtaacgccccaaatttttgggaattctgaaaaaaaaagtttgtaaaattaaaaattctgtgttctacttgttaagtgtaggtttaattgtgatagtgggcctctagaaggcccaagcttaggataacctgatagttttaattaattttaattccataagagaaaggggttctggtaaattgggctttgaggaattaattgtgtaaaatagatcacaaggaagcaagtggtgaagtggcatgtgacgccacagggaaggctataagtggcgtgtggaagctagggaggacccaggttcaagtcacattgatagcaaaacaagggattaatttttatgaatagaaaaggtaggtaatggaaatgaagtgaaagactgttaacaagagtttgagttgctcaggagatgGAGCAAGGAGGGTATAAGGGAGAGaaattaggagctgattagggagagatgTGTTGGCTGAATGTTAGACTCTTaaagagcaagaggtggccggccaagggattcTTTAAGGGggcaaaa
The Gossypium hirsutum isolate 1008001.06 chromosome A07, Gossypium_hirsutum_v2.1, whole genome shotgun sequence genome window above contains:
- the LOC107952874 gene encoding squamosa promoter-binding-like protein 8, encoding MLEYEWGNPSSIMLSGEETAQEPDPNRQLFHHYATTTTTTHHQPYNETLLSHHNPTVFSHQNLFHNPNQAQPPQHPATLHSLYDPHSYSATSAYSTAHASLLSLDPVSAVGGSGGGYFLVPKTEEVSRPVDFTARIGLNLGGRTYFSSAEDDFVNRLYRRSRPGDLSSTNSPRCQAEGCNADLTHAKHYHRRHKVCEFHSKASTVIAAGLTQRFCQQCSRFHLLSEFDNGKRSCRKRLADHNRRRRKSQQQQPNATQEHQKHLPLESGGNPSCDNPPRSPPDSGVQSSSSVTVAASPARISLDCFRQRPHNATVSSSSSGTLFFSSG